The following is a genomic window from Candidatus Binataceae bacterium.
CCTTGAACGAAGCCAAGACCAGAATCGTTGATGGAGATGAGGAGAGTTTCGACTTCCTTGGCTACACCTACGGCCCTGAAAGGAGCCGCAAGGATGGCCACTGGTATCTCTCCGCCAAGCCTTCGAACAAGAGTGTGAAGCGAGTAAAGGCAGCGGTGCGCAGGTTGCTCCGGCCCGGGAATCAAAAGCCATGGCCTGAAGTAGTAAACCAACTGAACGAGACTCTGCGAGGATGGTCAAACTACTTCAACTACGGAACCAGGCTCGTGCGGTTTCGAGCCGTGGACCAATACGTACTTCGAAGCGTGCGCGATTTTCTCAGGCGACGACACAAGGTGCGCCAGCAGCGCGGCATCAAGCAGTTCCCGGTCGAGTGGATCTATAAGGAACTTGGGGTCCAGCAAATCGGTGGACTGCGTCTGCGCGCCTCTGCGTGAGCCTTCACGCGAAATTCCAGTCGGAGAGCCGGATGCGGGAGATCCGCACGTCCGGTTCGATGAGCGGGGAGTGGAAACGGAGTGATGGAGTGGAGTGAGACACCGGCATCGTGGCGAAAGCCGCCGGTCAACAGTTATCCCCACTTCCTAAGACCACCGCGCTACTCCTCGACTCTACCAAGTTGATCGATTGGTGTACAAAGAGAGCGGTGGATCGATCAGTGCGGAGGTGTGGTGATGGGTAATCAGCGGACGTTCGCTTCGATGGCTTGGCAGGCAAAGGGCAAAGTAACTCGACGCGAACGATTTTTGGTCGAGATGGACGCGGTAATCCCATGGCCGCGATTGCTGGCGCTGATCGCACCGTATTACCCCAAAGCGGGACAAGGTCGGCAGCCGCTGGGCTTGGAGAAGATGCTGCGCATCTACTTCCTGCAACAGTGGTTCAACCTGTCGGACCCGCAGGCCGAGGATGCGATCTACGACAGCGAGTCGATGCGGCAGTTTGCGCGGGTGGAGTTGGGTGACGAAGTGGTGCCGGACGAGACCACCATTCTGCGCTTTCGTCATCTGCTCGAGCAGCACCGGCTGACTCAGGCGATCTTCGATGCGGTGCGGGATCTGCTGGAAGAGCGCCGGCTGCTGCTGCGTTCGGGCACCATCGTCGATGCGACCATTATCGCGGCACCCAGTTCGACCAAGAACGCGACCGCCACCCGCGACCCCGAGATGAAGCAGACCCGCAAGGGCGGGAGCTGGCATTTTGGAATGAAGCTGCATGTCGGTACCGACCTGCGGGGCGTGGTCCACAGCGTGACCGCGACCGACGCGGGCGCGGCCGACATCACCCAGTTGCTCGCGCTGCTGCACGGGCAGGAGCGGGAGGTGTTCGGCGATCAGGCGTACTGGAAGGAAGCCGACCGCCAGGCGTTTGCCGCG
Proteins encoded in this region:
- a CDS encoding IS5 family transposase, translating into MGNQRTFASMAWQAKGKVTRRERFLVEMDAVIPWPRLLALIAPYYPKAGQGRQPLGLEKMLRIYFLQQWFNLSDPQAEDAIYDSESMRQFARVELGDEVVPDETTILRFRHLLEQHRLTQAIFDAVRDLLEERRLLLRSGTIVDATIIAAPSSTKNATATRDPEMKQTRKGGSWHFGMKLHVGTDLRGVVHSVTATDAGAADITQLLALLHGQEREVFGDQAYWKEADRQAFAARGVHYRINRRPSSKPLSQRWRMINRARSRTRACGEHAFRVVKQLWGFTKARYRGLAKNLARAQTMFALANLYQLRRELLPAQARCGL